From a single Spirochaetaceae bacterium genomic region:
- a CDS encoding ABC transporter substrate-binding protein has protein sequence MQPQGLIGEALVGYNTPFEEWPEEVKKAYTYDPEGAEKLLDEAGYPRGADGIRLTPTMTAFEFAIDYFELVAGYWKEIGVDVDVSIPPAGAYGGMVREAQYGDMVSWAAAVQYLAPVEPIGYYYSGSSWNPPRVRTPKAVANR, from the coding sequence ATGCAACCTCAGGGTTTGATAGGAGAGGCCCTCGTAGGGTACAACACGCCGTTCGAAGAGTGGCCCGAAGAGGTCAAGAAGGCTTATACGTATGACCCGGAAGGAGCCGAGAAGCTCCTCGATGAGGCGGGATATCCACGCGGCGCGGACGGCATTCGATTGACGCCCACCATGACCGCTTTCGAGTTTGCCATTGATTACTTCGAACTCGTGGCCGGCTACTGGAAGGAAATCGGCGTTGACGTGGATGTGTCCATTCCGCCGGCGGGTGCTTACGGGGGCATGGTTCGTGAGGCGCAATACGGAGACATGGTCTCCTGGGCTGCTGCGGTCCAGTATCTTGCCCCGGTCGAGCCGATTGGCTACTACTACTCGGGGTCAAGCTGGAACCCCCCACGGGTGCGAACGCCAAAAGCAGTAGCAAATCGTTGA